In Zingiber officinale cultivar Zhangliang chromosome 1A, Zo_v1.1, whole genome shotgun sequence, a genomic segment contains:
- the LOC122024770 gene encoding fasciclin-like arabinogalactan protein 15 has protein sequence MVAPLMGGSATLLFFLVIVSSSALQPVSEGSAATLPAAGASSPGGVQINSNSVLVALLDSHYTALAELVEKALLLPSLEAAVARHNITIFAPRNEALERDLDPDFKNFLLEPRNLRSLQTLLLFHVLPLRITASDVWPRSTHHPTLAGYRIHLADGHKVGLAAVVTPDAVVRPDGVIHGIERLLVPRSVQEDFNRRRSLAAISAVLPTGAPEVDPRTHRLKKPAPPVPPGAPPVLPIYDALAPGPSLAPAPAPGPGSGKHWFDGESQVKDFIQTLLLYGGYNEFADILVNLTSLATEMGRLVSEGYVLTVLAPSDDAMSRLTADQLSEPGAPEAIMYYHLIPEYQTEESMYNAVRRFGKVRYDTLRLPHKVVAREADGSVKFGTGEGSAYLFDPDIYTDGRICVQGIDAVLFPSDEEAPTVPVSPAARKAEIAQVKSKAKLKAKLRRGKLLEIGCNLLDALGQRSRFSTCQ, from the exons ATGGTCGCCCCTTTGATGGGAGGCTCTGCCACGCTCCTCTTCTTCCTCGTCATCGTTTCCTCGTCCGCGTTGCAGCCGGTATCCGAAGGTTCCGCCGCCACATTGCCCGCGGCGGGAGCTTCGTCACCCGGCGGCGTACAGATCAACTCCAACTCGGTGCTCGTAGCCCTCCTCGACTCCCACTATACGGCCCTCGCTGAGCTCGTGGAGAAGGCCCTACTCCTCCCTTCCCTCGAGGCCGCCGTCGCTCGCCACAACATCACCATCTTCGCCCCTCGAAATGAAGCCCTCGAGCGCGACCTCGACCCCGACTTCAAGAACTTCCTGCTCGAGCCCCGTAACCTCCGCTCCCTCCagactcttctcctcttccatgTCCTCCCCCTCCGCATCACTGCCTCCGACGTCTGGCCCCGCTCGACCCACCACCCCACTCTCGCTGGTTACCGCATTCACCTTGCCGACGGACACAAGGTGGGTCTTGCTGCCGTAGTTACTCCTGACGCGGTGGTCCGCCCCGACGGCGTCATCCACGGGATCGAGCGGTTGCTTGTGCCCAGATCTGTGCAGGAAGATTTCAACCGCCGGCGTAGTCTCGCTGCCATCTCTGCGGTTCTCCCCACCGGCGCCCCGGAGGTGGATCCCCGCACGCACCGCCTCAAGAAGCCAGCTCCCCCCGTTCCTCCCGGCGCCCCTCCCGTGCTCCCTATTTACGATGCCTTAGCCCCGGGGCCGTCGCTAGCGCCGGCACCAGCCCCCGGGCCGGGTTCCGGCAAGCATTGGTTCGACGGCGAGAGCCAGGTTAAGGACTTCATCCAGACCCTTCTCCTATACGGCGGCTACAACGAGTTCGCTGACATTCTGGTGAACTTGACGTCGTTGGCGACGGAGATGGGGCGGCTTGTGTCGGAGGGATACGTGTTGACGGTGTTGGCGCCTAGCGATGACGCCATGTCGCGGTTGACGGCGGACCAGCTAAGCGAGCCCGGGGCGCCGGAGGCCATCATGTATTACCACCTCATCCCGGAGTACCAAACAGAGGAGAGCATGTATAACGCAGTCCGGCGATTTGGGAAGGTGCGATATGACACGCTGCGGCTGCCGCACAAGGTGGTAGCAAGGGAGGCGGACGGCTCCGTCAAATTTGGCACCGGCGAGGGTTCCGCTTATCTGTTCGACCCTGACATCTACACCGATGGCCGTATCTGTGTACAGGGTATCGATGCCGTGCTCTTCCCATCCGATGAGGAGGCGCCGACGGTTCCTGTTTCTCCCGCTGCTCGGAAGGCTGAAATCGCTCAGGTCAAGTCGAAGGCCAAGCTCAAAGCCAAACTTAGAAGAG GGAAATTGTTAGAAATTGGCTGCAATCTGCTCGATGCGCTTGGTCAGCGTTCTCGCTTCTCTACCTGTCAATAA